Proteins encoded within one genomic window of Bacillus sp. F19:
- a CDS encoding ABC transporter ATP-binding protein, whose amino-acid sequence MTNLLQFENVSYWYHLENKKHVILNDVSIGFNKGSFYTIVGPSGSGKTTFLALASALDVAKEGFVLYKGKNIKKIGLANFRNKYVSIVFQSYNLLTYMTALQNVTTAMEITGSTQPNKNEFALQILEKVGISEKQARQKVLTLSGGQQRRVSIARALSCQSELIIADEPTGNLDEDTAKDIVRLFQDLAHKEGKCIIVVTHDQNIAAISDVTVKLSKGSFYVQQNKKFNHSK is encoded by the coding sequence ATGACTAATCTGCTGCAATTTGAAAATGTCAGCTACTGGTACCATCTTGAAAATAAAAAACATGTGATTTTGAACGATGTTTCCATTGGTTTTAACAAAGGAAGCTTCTATACTATTGTCGGACCATCAGGTTCAGGAAAAACAACCTTTCTCGCACTCGCAAGCGCACTTGACGTTGCAAAAGAAGGCTTCGTTTTATATAAAGGCAAAAACATTAAGAAAATCGGCCTTGCCAATTTTCGCAATAAATATGTATCGATCGTTTTTCAATCCTATAACCTCCTGACTTATATGACAGCCCTTCAAAATGTCACAACGGCTATGGAGATCACTGGATCGACCCAGCCAAACAAAAATGAATTTGCTTTGCAGATCTTAGAGAAAGTTGGCATTTCTGAGAAACAAGCAAGACAAAAAGTGCTGACCTTAAGCGGAGGACAGCAGCGGCGCGTCTCCATCGCCAGGGCGCTTTCCTGTCAATCTGAATTAATCATTGCAGACGAGCCAACGGGGAATTTAGATGAGGACACAGCAAAAGATATCGTCCGGCTTTTTCAAGACCTTGCTCATAAGGAAGGTAAATGCATCATCGTGGTTACCCACGATCAAAATATTGCGGCAATCTCAGATGTTACCGTGAAGCTTTCTAAAGGCAGTTTTTATGTGCAGCAGAATAAGAAATTCAATCATAGTAAATAA
- the cyoE gene encoding heme o synthase: MKSTEVIVEDSLSIKSIFSWSNFKAIVKDGIVKSNLLGMFAGLSVALSVYNVSFVDNILVVILALLGTAAVVGGAGAINNYYDRDIDSLMKRTMERPTVTGTIHPKFALWLGTALSISGIVFLYLISPLTAFIGALGLFLYLVPYTMWTKRKTIYNTEVGSLSGAIAPLIGWAAISPDLFHPAALGLFVLMFLWQPPHFYAIAIRRLEDYKNASVPMLPVVKGTPRAKIQTIVYLILLLASSFLFLSFSKVVAFSMFALTLAWMLAGIISFKKMDDYKWATMMFIFSLNHLTIIFTMLIIVSFL, encoded by the coding sequence ATGAAAAGTACAGAGGTAATCGTAGAGGATTCTCTTTCTATAAAAAGCATCTTTTCTTGGAGTAATTTTAAAGCTATCGTCAAAGACGGCATTGTGAAGTCAAACCTTCTCGGAATGTTTGCCGGCCTTTCTGTAGCATTGTCTGTATATAATGTCAGTTTTGTGGATAATATTCTGGTCGTCATTCTTGCTCTTCTAGGTACAGCAGCTGTTGTAGGCGGTGCCGGTGCGATTAATAACTATTACGACCGCGATATCGATTCTCTTATGAAGCGCACGATGGAGAGACCGACCGTTACAGGGACTATTCATCCCAAGTTTGCTTTATGGCTTGGCACCGCTCTTTCAATAAGCGGAATTGTGTTTTTGTACCTAATTTCACCTTTAACAGCTTTTATTGGAGCTCTTGGTTTATTTTTATACCTTGTCCCTTACACAATGTGGACAAAAAGAAAAACGATTTATAACACAGAGGTAGGAAGCTTATCCGGTGCCATTGCCCCACTAATTGGCTGGGCAGCGATTTCGCCTGACTTGTTCCACCCTGCAGCACTTGGACTATTCGTTTTAATGTTTTTATGGCAGCCTCCGCATTTCTATGCGATTGCCATCAGACGTTTAGAAGATTACAAGAATGCAAGCGTGCCGATGCTTCCGGTTGTAAAAGGAACACCGCGTGCTAAAATTCAAACAATCGTTTATTTAATTTTGCTGCTTGCATCATCATTCCTGTTCTTATCGTTCAGCAAAGTCGTCGCTTTCTCCATGTTCGCCCTGACGCTTGCCTGGATGCTTGCCGGGATCATCAGCTTTAAAAAGATGGATGATTACAAATGGGCAACGATGATGTTTATCTTCTCACTGAATCATTTAACGATTATTTTCACTATGCTTATTATTGTTTCTTTCCTATAA
- a CDS encoding ribonuclease E inhibitor RraB, whose protein sequence is MNFPKDEDGKVLSMLYKEGLNFKKPHMIDFYVAVPDQENGEAILKALSDKGYKFMMEYDDDVEEWTCFGSVKMHLKHNEITAMQKKLDAITKPLGGYADGWSVMTE, encoded by the coding sequence ATGAATTTTCCAAAGGATGAGGATGGAAAAGTACTGAGTATGCTGTATAAAGAGGGTCTTAATTTTAAGAAGCCTCATATGATTGATTTTTATGTGGCGGTTCCAGATCAGGAGAACGGAGAAGCCATTTTAAAGGCACTCTCTGATAAAGGCTACAAATTCATGATGGAGTATGACGATGATGTTGAAGAATGGACATGCTTTGGCTCCGTTAAGATGCATTTAAAGCATAATGAGATTACGGCCATGCAAAAGAAGCTTGATGCGATTACCAAGCCGCTTGGCGGCTATGCAGATGGATGGAGCGTCATGACTGAATAG
- a CDS encoding MerR family transcriptional regulator, which produces MKVKEVADLVGISVRTLHHYDEIGLLTPDKVTDSGYRLYSNENLETLQQILFFKELGFPLKKIKEVISSPSFDREEALRLHRKMLLEKRNRLDQMIATVEKTIKHAKGEIEMSQKEKFEGFDFSQNPYEQEARERWGDEAVDKANAKAAGMTKEMQENFNNLYRKLADLRHDSPSSEESQAAIGEWYVMLNEFGDYSLDAFKGLGQMYVDDERFTKNIDKFGEGLAAYMRDAMAIYADSHKK; this is translated from the coding sequence ATGAAAGTAAAAGAAGTCGCGGATTTAGTTGGAATTAGTGTGCGCACACTGCATCATTATGATGAAATCGGATTGTTAACGCCAGATAAGGTAACTGATTCTGGATACCGGCTTTATTCCAATGAAAATCTCGAAACGCTGCAGCAGATCTTATTTTTTAAAGAGCTTGGGTTCCCTTTAAAGAAAATAAAAGAAGTCATCAGCAGTCCTTCATTTGACCGGGAAGAAGCGCTCAGGCTGCACAGGAAAATGCTGCTTGAGAAACGGAACCGGCTTGATCAGATGATTGCAACAGTTGAGAAAACTATCAAACATGCGAAAGGAGAAATTGAGATGTCACAGAAAGAAAAATTTGAAGGCTTTGACTTCAGTCAAAATCCTTATGAACAGGAAGCGCGTGAACGCTGGGGCGACGAGGCGGTTGATAAGGCTAACGCAAAAGCAGCAGGCATGACCAAAGAGATGCAGGAAAATTTTAATAATCTCTATAGAAAGCTTGCAGATCTTCGTCACGATTCACCTTCATCTGAAGAGTCACAGGCTGCAATCGGAGAATGGTATGTAATGCTGAACGAATTTGGCGATTATTCGCTTGATGCTTTTAAAGGACTCGGACAAATGTATGTTGATGATGAACGGTTTACAAAAAACATTGATAAGTTCGGTGAAGGGTTAGCTGCATATATGAGAGATGCAATGGCTATTTACGCGGATAGCCATAAGAAGTAA
- a CDS encoding cell division protein, giving the protein MLENWLLEFLLAMGRFFIHPLVYFFLIYSLVLGFIRIKRERKSFHTRIQDIYEEVRFTYSKGLLTGLLLSAVTFGFGMMMPLGSIIMLAAVTVILSLTFQLRFLSPAYTMGLTIFLVFLLMQADAVSFLPDLNETSFSLLAILMGLLMIAEGVLAYRTAHIKTSPFLLKSSRGLPIGNHVANRTWMLPLFLLIPGGSLTESLSWWPVLTIGDEPFLFVFIPYIIGFHQRVQGSLPKESIMVTSKRVIWLGLIISAVAVVSIWFMPLAFAAALLAIIGREFLTVRQRMNDNSAAFYFSKRDHGLMVLGILPHSPAVKLELEVGEIIMKTNGASVKTVDEFYQALQINGAFCKMEVIGLNGEIRYVQGAVYKGEHHELGILFVQDEKKWGTEAV; this is encoded by the coding sequence TTGCTCGAAAACTGGTTGCTAGAATTTCTATTGGCAATGGGAAGGTTTTTTATCCATCCTCTCGTTTATTTTTTCCTTATTTATTCACTTGTGCTTGGATTTATTCGCATAAAGCGGGAGCGTAAATCCTTCCATACAAGAATTCAAGATATCTATGAAGAAGTGCGGTTTACATATTCAAAAGGACTGCTCACAGGTCTTCTTTTGTCTGCAGTGACATTTGGATTTGGCATGATGATGCCGCTCGGTTCAATTATTATGCTGGCAGCCGTGACTGTTATTCTGTCTCTTACTTTTCAGCTGCGCTTTCTTTCGCCAGCTTACACAATGGGATTAACAATTTTTTTGGTATTTCTTTTGATGCAGGCAGATGCTGTCTCTTTTTTACCAGATTTAAATGAGACAAGCTTTTCCTTACTGGCTATTTTAATGGGACTGCTTATGATTGCGGAGGGTGTCCTTGCTTATCGGACAGCTCATATAAAGACTTCTCCGTTTCTATTAAAAAGCAGCAGGGGTCTTCCAATCGGGAATCATGTTGCAAATCGCACATGGATGCTGCCGCTGTTTTTACTCATTCCAGGAGGATCTTTAACGGAAAGCCTCTCGTGGTGGCCGGTACTGACAATCGGAGATGAGCCGTTTCTTTTTGTCTTCATTCCGTATATCATCGGGTTTCATCAAAGAGTTCAGGGTTCATTGCCTAAAGAAAGTATTATGGTCACGTCTAAGCGCGTCATCTGGCTTGGATTGATTATTTCTGCTGTCGCTGTCGTAAGCATCTGGTTTATGCCGCTTGCATTTGCCGCAGCCCTGCTTGCCATCATCGGCAGGGAATTCTTGACCGTCCGCCAGCGGATGAATGATAATTCGGCAGCCTTCTATTTCTCAAAGCGTGATCATGGCCTGATGGTGCTTGGCATTTTGCCGCATTCACCTGCGGTTAAGCTTGAGCTTGAAGTTGGCGAAATCATAATGAAAACAAATGGAGCCTCTGTCAAAACGGTCGATGAGTTTTACCAGGCCCTTCAAATTAACGGTGCTTTCTGCAAAATGGAAGTCATCGGCTTAAACGGAGAGATCCGCTATGTCCAGGGGGCCGTTTACAAAGGTGAACACCACGAGCTCGGCATTCTGTTTGTGCAGGATGAGAAGAAGTGGGGGACAGAGGCAGTCTGA
- a CDS encoding Swarming motility protein SwrAA has protein sequence MKKRASVMREQTYRQLTEEFKERLQTASSSHAKVSKWVQLFCMYLANYTDVKRLQEIDQVCVQEYFHYLTENYKRLSLNLTDIKRSMQLIEEVLDIKVDDSLLDFSLSNFHLWSKLK, from the coding sequence TTGAAAAAAAGGGCAAGTGTGATGAGAGAACAAACTTATCGACAGTTGACAGAAGAATTTAAAGAAAGACTACAAACTGCAAGTTCCTCACATGCGAAGGTCAGCAAATGGGTTCAGCTGTTCTGCATGTACTTGGCAAACTACACAGATGTTAAGAGATTGCAGGAAATCGATCAAGTTTGCGTTCAAGAATACTTTCACTATTTAACGGAGAACTACAAGCGTCTTTCGTTAAACCTCACGGATATAAAACGGTCTATGCAGCTGATTGAAGAAGTGCTGGATATTAAAGTAGACGACTCACTCCTTGATTTTTCACTTTCGAATTTTCATCTTTGGAGCAAATTAAAGTAA
- a CDS encoding peptidoglycan-binding protein, with protein MKQKVTALMMTLSMALGAGGMYAGMQFMEHDQQDTKAEELAVPAVTDVLKQDRDQEVEGLEKVKQAYDLISSKYVEEVDEEELLEGAIQGMLTTLDDPYSVYMDKETAKQFSDSLDSSFEGIGAEVGMDGGKIIIVSPFKNSPAEKAGLQPNDQVITIDGESVAGSDLNNTVLKIRGKKGTKVKIEVLRTGSKEKLTFDVTRDEIPIETVFSSVKTKGKSKYGYIEITSFSEDTAKDFTEELTKLEQKNIKGLVLDVRGNPGGYLQSVEEILKQFVTKDQPYIQIEERNGDKKRYFSNLTEKKDYPVSVLIDKGSASASEILAGALKEAGQYEIIGETSFGKGTVQQAVPMGDGSNIKLTLYKWLTPEGNWIHKKGVEPTITVSQPKHLTTAPIQLEKPLAVDMNDEQIKIAQILLKGLGYDPGREDGYFGKKMAEAVKDFQKKNKLSATGNIDVQTAEAINQKVSEQRLDGKHDLQLEKAIETLSK; from the coding sequence ATGAAGCAAAAAGTCACAGCTCTTATGATGACTCTCTCAATGGCACTCGGTGCGGGCGGCATGTACGCCGGCATGCAGTTTATGGAACATGATCAGCAGGATACAAAAGCAGAAGAGCTTGCCGTTCCTGCTGTGACAGATGTATTAAAGCAAGATCGGGATCAAGAAGTAGAAGGTCTCGAAAAAGTGAAACAGGCTTATGACTTAATCTCGAGCAAATATGTTGAGGAAGTAGACGAGGAGGAGCTGCTTGAAGGAGCGATTCAAGGCATGCTGACCACTCTGGATGATCCTTATTCTGTCTATATGGATAAAGAAACAGCCAAGCAATTTTCCGACAGCCTTGATTCTTCTTTTGAAGGCATCGGTGCAGAAGTGGGAATGGATGGCGGCAAAATCATTATCGTCTCTCCATTTAAAAATTCACCGGCAGAAAAAGCAGGACTGCAGCCGAATGATCAGGTTATTACCATTGATGGTGAGTCTGTAGCCGGCAGTGACCTCAACAATACCGTCCTGAAAATCCGCGGAAAAAAAGGAACAAAGGTGAAAATTGAAGTGCTTCGGACTGGTTCAAAAGAAAAACTGACCTTTGATGTGACACGGGACGAAATTCCGATTGAAACGGTATTCAGCTCTGTTAAAACCAAAGGGAAATCGAAATATGGCTATATTGAAATCACGTCTTTCTCAGAAGATACGGCTAAAGATTTCACAGAGGAATTAACAAAGCTTGAGCAAAAAAATATCAAAGGACTTGTCCTTGATGTTCGAGGGAATCCAGGCGGATATTTGCAAAGTGTGGAAGAAATTCTGAAACAATTTGTGACCAAGGATCAGCCATACATTCAAATTGAAGAGCGTAATGGTGATAAAAAACGATATTTCTCTAATTTGACTGAGAAAAAAGACTATCCGGTTTCAGTCCTGATTGATAAAGGAAGTGCATCTGCTTCTGAAATTCTAGCAGGAGCCTTAAAGGAAGCCGGACAGTATGAGATTATTGGAGAGACCTCTTTTGGAAAAGGCACTGTTCAGCAGGCTGTTCCTATGGGGGACGGCAGCAACATCAAGCTGACTCTTTATAAATGGCTTACACCAGAAGGCAACTGGATCCATAAAAAAGGTGTTGAACCAACTATTACGGTTTCACAGCCCAAACATCTTACAACAGCGCCAATTCAGCTTGAAAAACCGCTCGCTGTAGATATGAATGATGAGCAAATAAAAATAGCGCAAATTCTTTTAAAAGGATTAGGCTATGACCCAGGCAGAGAAGATGGATATTTTGGCAAGAAAATGGCTGAAGCAGTGAAGGATTTCCAAAAGAAAAACAAGCTTTCAGCTACTGGAAATATTGATGTTCAAACAGCAGAAGCCATTAATCAGAAGGTATCTGAGCAGCGTTTAGACGGAAAACATGATCTTCAGCTTGAAAAAGCGATTGAAACATTATCTAAATAA
- a CDS encoding peptidoglycan DD-metalloendopeptidase family protein yields the protein MRKKILSLGLAALIGTSSVIIPITQEKAYANDDLEKKKADIQNERSGVDSNIQEKQGELSKLEEKEKSLNSEIEKLDKQTADTNEKIRERQAEIDETKQKIDELKVQIAEVKERIKKRNLLLEDRVRSLQESGGVVSYLDVLLGAQDFGDLVTRVSAVTTIVDADKEIIKAHEEDKKLLEQSEAELSSQLQKLETALTELETLKQQLKQQAAEKGKLIEQVKAQHQETEAAIYELEDESAFLKEQEAAIQKEMERQKQAEEQRKREAAEAAARAKQEADAQAAAAAKKPAAASSNSSSNESSAPAPEPAPAPAVTGGMFMWPAQGTFTSGYGTRWGKLHAGIDIANRASNVPVVAAAAGTVIRSYYSSSYGNCVFISHNIDGKVYTTVYAHLEARNVSSGQSVSKGQQLGIMGNTGRSTGKHLHFEIHDGAWKNPVDPMQFLQ from the coding sequence GTGAGAAAGAAAATCTTATCACTTGGGTTGGCTGCTTTAATAGGGACAAGCTCTGTTATTATTCCAATTACCCAAGAAAAGGCTTATGCAAACGATGACCTTGAAAAGAAAAAAGCAGATATTCAAAATGAGCGTTCAGGCGTAGATTCAAACATCCAGGAAAAGCAAGGCGAGTTATCGAAGCTTGAAGAAAAAGAGAAAAGCTTAAATAGCGAGATTGAAAAACTTGATAAGCAAACAGCGGATACAAATGAGAAAATCCGTGAGCGTCAAGCTGAAATCGATGAAACGAAACAAAAGATTGATGAATTAAAGGTTCAAATTGCAGAAGTGAAAGAGCGTATTAAAAAGCGTAATCTACTTCTAGAGGACCGTGTACGTTCTCTTCAGGAGAGCGGCGGTGTAGTAAGCTATTTAGATGTGCTACTAGGTGCTCAGGATTTCGGTGACCTTGTTACACGCGTAAGTGCTGTAACAACGATTGTCGATGCAGATAAAGAAATTATCAAAGCCCACGAGGAAGACAAAAAACTTCTAGAGCAAAGTGAAGCAGAACTAAGTAGCCAGCTTCAGAAGCTTGAAACAGCTTTAACTGAGTTAGAAACATTAAAACAGCAGTTAAAACAGCAAGCAGCAGAAAAAGGCAAATTAATTGAGCAAGTTAAAGCTCAGCATCAGGAAACAGAAGCAGCAATCTATGAGTTAGAAGATGAATCAGCATTCTTAAAAGAACAGGAAGCAGCTATTCAAAAAGAAATGGAACGTCAAAAACAAGCAGAAGAACAGCGCAAGCGCGAAGCAGCAGAAGCAGCAGCACGTGCTAAGCAGGAAGCTGATGCACAAGCAGCAGCAGCGGCTAAAAAGCCAGCAGCAGCTTCATCTAACAGTTCTTCAAATGAATCATCAGCGCCTGCTCCGGAACCGGCACCGGCACCGGCAGTAACTGGCGGCATGTTCATGTGGCCTGCACAAGGTACATTTACATCTGGATATGGCACTCGCTGGGGTAAATTGCATGCTGGTATTGATATTGCAAACAGAGCTAGCAATGTACCAGTAGTGGCAGCAGCAGCAGGAACGGTTATCCGTTCTTACTACTCAAGCAGCTATGGAAACTGTGTTTTCATTTCACATAACATCGACGGTAAAGTATACACAACTGTTTATGCGCATTTAGAAGCGCGTAATGTAAGCAGCGGACAATCTGTCAGCAAAGGTCAGCAGCTTGGCATCATGGGTAACACTGGCCGTTCAACAGGCAAGCATCTACATTTTGAAATTCACGATGGTGCTTGGAAAAACCCAGTTGACCCAATGCAGTTCTTACAATAA
- the ftsX gene encoding permease-like cell division protein FtsX translates to MIRTLGRHFKETLKSLSRNAWMTFASVSAVTVTLILVGTFLVIMMNLNNFASKVEEDVEIRVLVDVTSTPEEQKQLRTKIDNLSGIKSAKLSPKEKELDNLISSMGEQGKSYQLFEQNNPLNDVIVIKTEDPHETPKIAKRIEGFNGAYKVLYGKEEVEKLFNFVEISRNIGIGLIIGLVFTAMFLISNTIKITIFARRHEIEIMKLVGATNWFIRWPFFLEGLMLGIMGSIIPIVLVMATYNYLYTWVEPKVAGSFVQLLPFSPFVFQVSAILILIGGLIGVWGSLMSVRKFLRV, encoded by the coding sequence ATGATTAGAACCCTTGGGCGTCACTTCAAAGAAACGTTAAAAAGCTTAAGCCGTAATGCCTGGATGACATTTGCGTCAGTCAGTGCCGTAACTGTCACTTTAATCCTTGTCGGAACGTTCCTGGTTATTATGATGAACTTAAACAACTTTGCTTCTAAGGTTGAAGAGGACGTTGAAATACGGGTGCTGGTAGATGTGACAAGCACACCGGAGGAACAAAAGCAGCTGAGGACCAAGATTGATAACCTCAGCGGAATTAAATCAGCAAAACTGTCACCAAAGGAAAAAGAACTTGATAACCTGATCAGCAGCATGGGAGAACAAGGGAAATCTTATCAGCTTTTTGAACAGAACAATCCTTTGAATGATGTTATTGTCATCAAAACGGAAGATCCGCATGAAACCCCTAAAATCGCGAAGAGGATTGAGGGCTTTAATGGAGCTTATAAAGTTCTGTACGGTAAAGAAGAAGTAGAAAAACTATTCAATTTTGTTGAAATCTCAAGAAACATCGGCATCGGGTTAATCATCGGATTAGTCTTTACGGCCATGTTCCTTATCTCAAATACAATTAAAATTACGATTTTTGCCAGAAGGCATGAAATAGAGATTATGAAACTTGTAGGTGCAACAAACTGGTTTATCCGCTGGCCGTTCTTCCTTGAAGGTTTAATGCTTGGAATTATGGGATCAATTATTCCGATTGTGCTCGTAATGGCCACGTACAACTATTTATATACATGGGTTGAACCGAAAGTTGCAGGTTCATTTGTTCAATTACTGCCGTTTAGTCCATTCGTCTTCCAAGTATCAGCTATTCTGATCTTAATAGGCGGATTAATCGGAGTGTGGGGAAGTTTAATGTCTGTCCGAAAGTTCTTAAGAGTATAA
- the ftsE gene encoding cell division ATP-binding protein FtsE — protein sequence MIEMTDVFKTYSNGVLAINGINVKIDQGEFVYVVGPSGAGKSTFIKMMYREERPTDGKIVINGINLAKLREKKVPYLRRSIGVVFQDFKLLPKLTVFENIAFALEVIGENPRIIKKRVLDVLDLVQLKHKARFFPNELSGGEQQRVSIARSIINNPGVVIADEPTGNLDPDTSWEIMSIFEEINNRGTTVVMATHNREIVNTMKKRVIAIEDGKIVRDEARGEYGIYD from the coding sequence ATGATCGAAATGACAGACGTTTTTAAAACGTATTCAAATGGCGTTCTTGCCATTAATGGAATAAATGTAAAAATAGATCAGGGCGAATTTGTTTATGTTGTCGGTCCGAGCGGTGCTGGTAAATCAACATTTATTAAAATGATGTACCGTGAAGAAAGACCAACAGACGGCAAAATCGTGATCAATGGAATAAATCTTGCTAAATTGCGGGAAAAGAAAGTTCCATATTTAAGAAGAAGCATCGGCGTTGTTTTTCAGGACTTTAAACTTTTGCCTAAGTTAACTGTATTTGAAAACATTGCATTTGCTCTTGAAGTTATTGGAGAGAATCCTAGAATTATCAAAAAGAGAGTGCTGGACGTTTTAGACCTTGTTCAGCTCAAGCATAAGGCTAGATTTTTCCCTAATGAGTTATCAGGAGGAGAACAGCAGCGCGTTTCGATTGCACGGTCAATTATTAACAATCCTGGGGTTGTCATCGCTGATGAGCCGACAGGAAATCTTGACCCCGATACTTCCTGGGAGATCATGAGCATCTTTGAGGAAATCAACAATCGAGGAACGACTGTTGTGATGGCGACACACAACCGAGAGATAGTAAACACCATGAAAAAACGAGTCATCGCGATCGAAGATGGAAAGATTGTGCGTGACGAGGCTAGAGGGGAGTATGGGATTTATGATTAG
- a CDS encoding cytochrome c codes for MKTKLFALLFGTSLALAACGGGDNAGEEPKEDSGTQDTAKAEEIVQQNCISCHGQNLEGGGAAPSLEKVGAKYDEDKIESIINKGQGGMPAGLINETDAAVVAEWLAQKK; via the coding sequence ATGAAAACAAAACTATTCGCACTATTATTTGGAACATCTCTTGCGCTCGCTGCATGCGGAGGCGGAGATAATGCCGGAGAAGAGCCTAAAGAAGATTCAGGAACTCAGGATACGGCAAAAGCTGAAGAAATCGTACAGCAAAACTGCATTAGCTGTCATGGACAAAATCTTGAAGGCGGCGGGGCTGCGCCTAGCCTGGAAAAAGTAGGCGCTAAATATGATGAAGATAAAATTGAAAGCATCATTAACAAAGGTCAGGGCGGAATGCCTGCAGGTCTTATTAATGAAACAGACGCAGCTGTGGTAGCAGAATGGCTTGCGCAGAAAAAGTAA
- a CDS encoding YitT family protein, translating into MFQRKRTRTYNPALEKSTSYLFILLGSGIVAIAFNLFLLPKRIASGGVSGISTITDFLFGFEPAYVQWAFNIPLFIAGVLLLGKQFGLKTLIGTIFLPFVVFLTKDMEPATTDPLLGAIFGGIGVGLGLGLVFRGKASTGGTDLAAQIIHKFTGLSLGTCVALIDGLIVMTAAFVFDIERGLYALVGLYVTSKTIDIVQVGLGRSKMAMIITNQEEEVKKAILSEIDRGVTKLSAFGGYTDNERPILMCVIDQTEFTKLKQLVKSIDTSAFVVVMDASDVLGEGFKRA; encoded by the coding sequence ATGTTTCAGCGTAAACGCACTCGTACTTACAATCCGGCTTTAGAAAAGAGCACTTCGTATTTGTTTATTTTGCTTGGCTCTGGAATCGTTGCCATTGCCTTTAATTTGTTTCTCTTGCCTAAACGCATTGCATCTGGCGGAGTCAGCGGCATTAGTACAATTACAGATTTCTTATTTGGATTTGAACCTGCGTATGTTCAGTGGGCCTTCAACATTCCTTTATTTATTGCAGGAGTTTTGCTCCTTGGAAAGCAATTTGGTTTAAAAACGTTAATAGGAACCATTTTCCTTCCTTTTGTAGTCTTTTTAACGAAAGATATGGAACCTGCAACGACAGATCCTTTGCTTGGCGCCATTTTCGGCGGAATCGGCGTAGGTCTTGGTCTCGGTCTTGTTTTTCGCGGAAAAGCTTCAACAGGCGGGACAGATCTTGCGGCACAGATTATCCATAAGTTTACAGGTCTCTCTCTTGGTACATGTGTAGCTTTAATAGATGGACTGATCGTGATGACTGCAGCTTTTGTTTTTGATATAGAACGCGGTCTATATGCACTTGTAGGCCTTTATGTGACCAGCAAAACAATTGATATCGTTCAAGTTGGACTTGGACGTTCTAAGATGGCGATGATCATTACCAATCAAGAAGAAGAAGTCAAAAAGGCAATTCTGAGTGAAATTGACAGGGGAGTGACCAAATTATCTGCTTTCGGAGGCTACACGGATAATGAGCGGCCGATTTTAATGTGTGTGATTGATCAAACAGAATTCACCAAATTGAAACAACTCGTAAAAAGCATTGATACGTCTGCGTTTGTAGTTGTAATGGATGCTTCTGATGTGCTCGGCGAAGGTTTCAAGCGGGCGTAG